A genome region from Sphaeramia orbicularis chromosome 19, fSphaOr1.1, whole genome shotgun sequence includes the following:
- the LOC115410363 gene encoding transmembrane protein 100, with protein MGCSSGRQPPAPVLHPDLDCGNSSESNTLPQDSENQNQGLNGSRGDGEEEGSVGRDPVKPPESVLTLERLAQATGGTEKSWYRCVFPFGVISLVIGMAGTGVTFTFNTLLQTKVVSVALLCVGVVMLLTAAVCWRAHRLRRRKKKEGGFFTADQGTL; from the coding sequence ATGGGCTGCTCATCAGGACGCCAGCCCCCTGCCCCAGTGCTTCACCCGGACTTGGACTGCGGCAACAGCAGCGAGTCAAACACTTTACCCCAAGACTCggagaaccagaaccagggttTGAACGGATCCAGAGGAGATGGAGAGGAAGAGGGAAGTGTTGGAAGAGACCCGGTGAAACCACCAGAGTCAGTCCTCACTTTGGAAAGGTTGGCCCAGGCCACGGGGGGCACAGAAAAGTCCTGGTACCGTTGTGTGTTCCCGTTCGGTGTCATATCACTAGTGATCGGGATGGCGGGCACCGGGGTAACGTTCACCTTTAACACGCTGCTCCAGACTAAAGTGGTGTCGGTGGCATTGCTCTGTGTTGGCGTGGTGATGCTGCTGACAGCAGCTGTGTGTTGGAGGGCCcacagactgaggaggaggaaaaagaaagaagggGGGTTCTTCACTGCTGATCAGGGCACTTTGTGA